The Populus trichocarpa isolate Nisqually-1 chromosome 2, P.trichocarpa_v4.1, whole genome shotgun sequence genome has a window encoding:
- the LOC7481421 gene encoding transcription factor MYB108, with amino-acid sequence MDAQARKHGYAGTLSEDQGMGIRKGPWTIEEDSLLAHYITIHGEGHWNSAARCAGLKRTGKSCRLRWLNYLRPNVRRGNITLQEQLLILQLHSRWGNRWSKIAQMLPGRTDNEIKNYWRTRVQKQAKQLKCDVNSKQFRDTMRYVWIPQLIQKIGAESESPMDQPTISPPTYYSSQIDIPAAASESGSDLIDPNFMPDISVSSTLSDSLDAQVSPWSDLTDYQNPPCGQYYSDCMQNGSGLCPENDSGSWGWCQDGVDMQGMEQERYGFIGGGDSLDQSLWNEENIWFLQQQLM; translated from the exons ATGGATGCTCAAGCAAGAAAGCATGGTTATGCAGGAACTTTAAGTGAAGATCAGGGTATGGGCATAAGGAAGGGGCCTTGGACTATCGAAGAAGACTCCTTACTCGCTCATTACATCACCATCCACGGTGAAGGTCACTGGAATTCTGCCGCTCGCTGTGCAG GACTGAAGCGGACCGGTAAAAGCTGCAGATTAAGATGGTTAAACTACTTGCGCCCAAATGTTAGACGTGGAAATATAACTCTTCAAGAACAGCTCCTGATTCTTCAACTCCATTCTCGCTGGGGCAATAG GTGGTCGAAAATAGCGCAGATGTTACCAGGCAGAACAGACAATGAGATAAAAAACTACTGGAGGACCAGAGTTCAGAAGCAGGCAAAACAGCTCAAATGTGATGTTAATAGCAAACAATTTCGAGATACCATGCGTTACGTTTGGATTCCCCAACTAATTCAAAAAATAGGAGCAGAATCTGAATCTCCCATGGATCAACCCACCATCAGCCCTCCAACTTACTATTCCAGCCAGATTGATATCCCAGCTGCTGCAAGTGAATCCGGTTCGGATTTGATAGACCCGAATTTCATGCCCGACATATCGGTCAGTAGTACTTTGTCAGACTCTTTGGATGCCCAGGTTTCTCCCTGGTCGGACCTGACTGATTATCAAAATCCACCCTGTGGTCAGTACTATTCAGATTGTATGCAAAACGGGTCTGGTTTATGCCCGGAAAATGATTCTGGTTCCTGGGGTTGGTGCCAGGATGGAGTGGATATGCAAGGCATGGAGCAGGAAAGATATGGTTTCATAGGCGGTGGTGACTCATTGGATCAGAGCCTGTGGAACGAAGAGAATATCTGGTTCTTACAACAACAGCTAATGTGA